GTGGATCTCCTAAACCCTCCACTAGTTGTTTAAGAACTTTTTGATCTGTAGAATTGAAGGTTTCTAGTGTAATCTGCTCATTTACCCTCTGAACCAGATCATCATTTTCAGCTTGCACTCGCAGGATGGGATCATTCACTGCTGGAGCTTTGGAGTTGAGCGATTGACTCATCACAAATTCCCTATCACCGTTATTGTTAAATGATCTAGTTACCAGATGTCAAAGTAGATTGCTGCTGTCGTAGTGACTCAAGAGTTGCATCTAGCTGGGTAAGCTGAGGTTGCAGGTTAGCAAGTGCTTGTGCCTTCATAATTTTGGCGCGCTGCGCCATTGACAAAGTATCGTTAACCAGGCGTTCCCGATATTCTTCTAATTCAGCGATCGCTTGTGTCAGTTCTTCAGAGCTGGCTTGAGCGCTTGAGGTGAGTTCTGTAGTATCAGCCATATCCGTTGTGTTTCCTAAAAGTAGATTTCAAATGCCCATGTTCGATTTTCTCAGATTCAGTCATCAACGGACAAACCTTTTTGATCGTCCTAGTTCTACCTTTGACCATAAATAAAAAGGTACAGAGCAACTAAATTTATGGTTAGTGAGCGTAGCCGTAAAGCCTGCGGCATAGCTACGCTTAGGGCGCAGCCTAAGAAGTGAAGTATGGGGTTCAAAATTTTTGAATGCGTGAATGCGTGACTTCCCCGAACGCGAATTTATGTTAAGCGGAGTCGAAACACAGCGTCTCCAAGAGTTGGGGCTGACTTCATCTAATCGCTGATGCCAGCTTTCTTTCCAAATCGAATAAAAACCCGTGGATATATTCTTCTGTCCACTCAGCACCGTAAAAACGAGTGAACATTCCCCGTGCTGGGTCTTTTTCGGCTCGATAGCGGAGATAACGCAGTTGAGCCTGTTCAATATCTGCTAAATATTTGGAGTCGGTTATCGGTTGCGCCTGGTCAACAAAATCCAGGTAGGCTTGTAGATAGTCTTTGAAAGCTGCAAATACATGGGTTTCCACTACCTCAGTTTCTTGGGGGCGCGTCCAGAGAAAGGCGGGTGAGAAAAAGGGCTGGGCTTCTTCGGGAAAGTCGCCCCCCCAAGGTAGATGCTGCTGATGTGCGTGAAAAGTTGTCAGAATAGGCTGGGTATACTTCGCCTGATACCCCAAATTATCCCGAAATAGGGGTTGCATATCGAGGGCAATTAAGTGCCCTCCTGGCAAGGTAACTAAATCTGCGCCAAAGAAGGGCAAATCGTAATTCAGATGGGGGAAAATAACGAAATTTAATACCTGAAGTGAGTTACCCTTTTGGACATGGGCGGCTCGAATTTGCCGGAGTTTGGTAGTTTGATAGGCATAGCTAGTCGTTAAGACCTCTTGCTGATGTTTACCTTTGCCCACTGTTGCTTGCTTCGACTCAAACCCTTGAGGAATTGCATAAGGCTGCAAATTCAAACGTTCCTGCAAAAGCGCGATCACGTAATCTAAAAATGGCTGATAGAGAGTCAACGTTGCTTCGCTCCCAATTCAAAATTGAAAATTCAAAATTCAAAATTAACAATCACCATCTTCTGTTGTGGTGATCTAGATTTAAACCACTATTTGGCTGCATTAGCTACTAAAGGCACAGCATCCTCAAACAAAAATTCATGCAAAAATCGTTCTGACCATTGATGTCCAAAGTAGCTACTGAACAAACCAGATGCAGGATCGCGATCAGCACTATATTGATCGTAGTCTTTTTGGGCTTTGACAATCCGTTGAATGTCTGACTGGTCGCTCAGAGGTTTAGCTTGG
This genomic interval from Nostoc flagelliforme CCNUN1 contains the following:
- a CDS encoding phycoerythrobilin:ferredoxin oxidoreductase, with the translated sequence MTLYQPFLDYVIALLQERLNLQPYAIPQGFESKQATVGKGKHQQEVLTTSYAYQTTKLRQIRAAHVQKGNSLQVLNFVIFPHLNYDLPFFGADLVTLPGGHLIALDMQPLFRDNLGYQAKYTQPILTTFHAHQQHLPWGGDFPEEAQPFFSPAFLWTRPQETEVVETHVFAAFKDYLQAYLDFVDQAQPITDSKYLADIEQAQLRYLRYRAEKDPARGMFTRFYGAEWTEEYIHGFLFDLERKLASAIR